One segment of Niabella beijingensis DNA contains the following:
- a CDS encoding heparin lyase I family protein — MKKISIGLLPVLIALSTAAQKTGRIPVTTRVNIQADSARGRDIVDGEWVAVGINRPYSIQKDATRSFNGKPSYRFELKGEDNSLEGYEEGSTKGRAELSYCYATAADYNGLPQDTYTTEQVLKMVYDRGKGQCKQGSKWTYTFSVYVPSTLAAEVNTIFAQWHGMPSRTLVQDPSGKIMQLTPEQFVQLSDSVVFAKDQGHEKIKSTDKNGKETYKAGRKNGWKIEQGGYPPLAFGFSNNMFYIKANSDSKWMTDKTDRTLANPAKNGTMEPVRSEYKTSTITYKNAFEAFPKDVWVTFTVGIDWAIYSGAGNKMEQPGKLDVVMAYQKGKKNVSAHIVNNETIAIGRNDDSGYYFKFGIYRTGSSTVPVVYNLAGYRQVQR; from the coding sequence ATGAAAAAAATAAGCATAGGTCTGTTGCCGGTATTGATCGCTCTTAGTACGGCTGCACAAAAAACAGGACGGATACCGGTGACCACCCGGGTGAACATACAGGCAGATTCTGCCCGTGGCCGGGATATTGTGGACGGGGAATGGGTAGCTGTTGGTATCAACCGGCCGTATTCCATTCAAAAGGATGCCACGCGTTCCTTTAACGGAAAACCCTCTTACCGGTTTGAGCTGAAAGGGGAAGACAACTCACTGGAAGGATATGAGGAAGGCAGTACCAAGGGGCGTGCAGAACTTTCTTACTGTTATGCCACAGCCGCTGATTACAACGGATTGCCGCAGGATACATATACAACCGAACAGGTATTGAAGATGGTGTACGACCGGGGAAAGGGTCAATGTAAACAGGGATCCAAATGGACCTATACTTTTTCCGTGTATGTGCCTTCCACGCTGGCCGCGGAGGTCAACACTATTTTTGCACAATGGCATGGAATGCCTTCCCGCACCCTGGTGCAGGATCCGTCGGGAAAGATCATGCAGCTGACACCGGAGCAATTTGTTCAGCTGAGTGATAGTGTGGTGTTTGCAAAAGACCAGGGACATGAGAAAATAAAATCGACAGATAAGAACGGTAAGGAAACCTATAAAGCCGGCAGGAAAAATGGCTGGAAGATCGAGCAGGGCGGCTACCCGCCGCTGGCATTCGGTTTTTCCAATAACATGTTTTATATAAAAGCGAATTCCGACAGTAAATGGATGACGGATAAAACAGACCGTACGCTGGCCAACCCTGCAAAGAACGGGACGATGGAACCGGTGCGTTCGGAATACAAGACTTCCACTATCACCTATAAAAACGCATTCGAAGCATTCCCAAAAGATGTCTGGGTAACGTTTACGGTGGGCATCGATTGGGCCATATACAGCGGTGCCGGCAATAAAATGGAGCAGCCGGGTAAACTGGATGTAGTGATGGCCTATCAGAAAGGTAAGAAGAATGTTAGTGCGCATATTGTAAACAATGAGACCATCGCCATCGGAAGAAATGACGACAGTGGCTATTATTTCAAATTCGGCATCTACCGTACGGGAAGCAGTACCGTTCCTGTGGTCTATAACCTGGCCGGTTATCGCCAGGTGCAGCGGTAG
- a CDS encoding sulfatase, producing MMKRFMTWKKLAAVSALLLLGGALKAQRPNIVLIISDDHAFQAISAYGNKQIKTPGIDRLAKEGALFSNAYVTNSLCGPSRASILTGTYSHVNGFKDNVNFNFDFNQGSFAKVLQTAGYQTAWVGKMHLGDSIPQGLDYYSILPDQGQYYNPDFIQTGNKTRQYTGYVTDIITDVAEDWLEHRDASKPFCLVIGHKATHRTWMPALEDLGRYDDIRFDLPQDFYDDYSTRKAAAVQDMTIAKTMRMAHDLKIYEPGDSLAIENSVKRMTAEQKQKWFAYYATIKADLDAQAPKGKALTEWKFQRYMRDYLATAASLDRNISKTLDYLDEKGLSKNTLVIYMSDQGFYMGEHGWFDKRFMYEESFRTPMVMRFPGVLRPGRVISDYVMNIDLAPTFIEMAGAPVPERMQGRSFLPLLQNKKYASRKALYYHYYENGEHSVSPHFGVRTTRYKLIRFYNKVESWELFDLQKDPRELKNIYEEPEMAAVVASLKKQLLEEIRHYGDEDAAVIFNKRI from the coding sequence ATGATGAAACGGTTCATGACATGGAAAAAGCTGGCAGCAGTAAGTGCACTGCTGCTGCTGGGTGGTGCGCTGAAGGCACAACGCCCGAATATCGTATTGATCATCTCGGATGATCATGCCTTTCAGGCGATCAGCGCCTACGGTAACAAGCAGATAAAGACCCCCGGCATCGACCGGCTGGCAAAAGAAGGAGCGCTTTTCAGCAACGCGTATGTAACCAATTCACTTTGCGGACCCAGCAGGGCCAGTATCCTTACCGGTACCTACAGTCATGTGAACGGGTTTAAGGACAATGTGAATTTCAACTTTGATTTTAACCAGGGCAGCTTTGCCAAGGTATTGCAGACAGCAGGATACCAGACCGCCTGGGTGGGTAAGATGCACCTGGGAGACAGTATCCCCCAGGGACTTGATTATTACAGCATCCTTCCGGACCAGGGTCAGTATTATAACCCCGACTTTATTCAAACCGGTAATAAAACCCGCCAGTATACCGGTTATGTAACAGATATCATTACCGATGTTGCGGAGGACTGGCTGGAGCACCGCGACGCATCCAAACCTTTTTGCCTGGTCATCGGTCATAAAGCCACGCATCGTACCTGGATGCCTGCCCTGGAAGACCTGGGCCGGTATGATGACATCCGGTTTGACCTGCCGCAGGATTTTTATGACGACTACAGCACCCGCAAAGCAGCCGCCGTACAGGATATGACCATCGCAAAAACGATGCGCATGGCGCATGATCTGAAAATTTATGAGCCCGGCGATTCGCTGGCCATTGAGAACAGTGTAAAGCGGATGACAGCGGAACAAAAGCAGAAATGGTTTGCCTATTATGCAACGATAAAAGCGGATCTGGATGCGCAGGCACCAAAGGGAAAAGCGCTTACAGAATGGAAATTCCAGCGCTACATGCGCGACTACCTGGCAACAGCCGCATCACTGGACCGGAACATCAGCAAAACGCTGGACTACCTGGATGAAAAAGGATTGTCGAAGAATACACTGGTGATCTATATGTCGGACCAGGGGTTTTACATGGGGGAACATGGTTGGTTTGATAAACGGTTTATGTATGAAGAGTCCTTCCGTACCCCAATGGTGATGCGGTTCCCCGGTGTGCTCCGGCCAGGCAGGGTGATCAGTGATTATGTGATGAATATCGATCTGGCACCTACGTTCATTGAAATGGCTGGTGCCCCCGTTCCCGAACGCATGCAGGGGCGCTCCTTTTTGCCGTTGCTGCAGAATAAAAAATATGCGTCGCGTAAGGCGCTCTACTATCATTATTATGAGAACGGGGAACATTCGGTATCGCCGCATTTCGGCGTCCGGACCACACGCTATAAGCTGATCCGGTTTTATAATAAAGTGGAAAGCTGGGAATTGTTTGATCTGCAAAAGGATCCCCGTGAGTTGAAAAATATTTATGAAGAACCGGAAATGGCCGCGGTTGTTGCATCGCTCAAAAAACAACTGCTGGAAGAGATCCGGCATTACGGGGATGAAGACGCAGCGGTTATTTTTAATAAGCGTATATAA
- a CDS encoding chondroitinase family polysaccharide lyase, whose translation MNKKINAFFAVALALSVSQLWAQPTETAATKIITGQYGFESDQEKEGWTAQNSSLSFSTAHYKEGQRSLCWNWKKGASLEASGLKGLKEAGDFYPGGIPEIYEPSFYPRDRFGGMKIWLYQEKPASGQLVFQAGSSIAAARRSPRYRFSVSLDFTGWRTVWVCFEEDAKVPGYKGSDDLQALVIVPENVRQQEGRLFIDHLTLLSFVSNKRSSDLQFENKKRNLRSADGYEILKPFQLFRTAVFNQKVNAPALAGAGRKIAARLEFLILGDQTTDWKQRNTGIEDVMQAKLKAAKKTYEELKLKRVNGAVNGIPLFAIRDEHPAAEGQVFDNVAQNLLFPLAADYRLNGTAASGEQLLAALDYFLDQGWAAGSAIGTVDHVIRLTPIATAIFLMREELKAQNKLKPQVDMLLWHTRMGGLLQLDATRGENSDKVRGGALVKLITILLMEDDARKQQLLGQFKEYMDYVAAFAPGYSDTFKPDYSIYHHRGTYLNAYGTNALNTMALIHWLLEGTPYAMGTAATHTLTQALKQQANIAYGVQIHYGVSGRFPLNNSSIDGNSMPAFAYMSMAGDSIRDPELAALYNYIYAIAKPDELNKMLLPALTYSGTYGTLNLMVRLHRQMGSVQRMPEDGITVMPYSGLLAYRRGDAFATVKGYNKYVWDYEGGKGENNMGRYLSHGMLITAKGDATKGFDGQGMALNEGFDWSMLPGATTKKLPADKVLYYPKADQKYVEGKHRNFSESVVASGLKQGTNGLFALDLRDDVFPDTDRSLFDSSFRARKTYFFIGDEIICLGSGIRNKDSRYATVTTLFQYRADAGRINYFNGRAIKQQPVQKADGGWFTDQNGLHYIIPKGQQLRWVEAQQQSYRWKNASYSPVEGRYLKAWLDHGTQPAGGGYEYEILLHTQQPEQYLRSKTYTVLQKDEVAHSIRHAASGITAYAVFEPGKELKGGLLLKAAAPVLVQIKETGDRLLLTVAGPDIGQARWNHNMSHMPDSITNAWAQGKVITLTLKGEWYTTGQVSSLVNATVKNGNTIISVFCKDGESIDLPLQHRGAGTGEED comes from the coding sequence ATGAATAAGAAAATAAATGCATTTTTCGCTGTTGCCCTTGCGTTGTCGGTCTCGCAGCTGTGGGCACAACCAACGGAAACTGCTGCAACAAAGATCATTACGGGTCAGTATGGTTTTGAAAGCGATCAGGAAAAGGAGGGATGGACCGCACAAAACAGCAGCCTGTCCTTTTCAACAGCACATTATAAAGAAGGTCAGCGTTCGCTTTGCTGGAACTGGAAAAAAGGGGCATCGCTGGAGGCCAGCGGCCTCAAAGGATTAAAGGAAGCAGGCGATTTTTATCCGGGGGGTATACCGGAAATTTATGAACCGTCGTTTTATCCCAGGGACCGCTTTGGCGGAATGAAGATCTGGTTGTACCAGGAGAAGCCAGCTTCCGGTCAGCTTGTTTTTCAGGCCGGCAGCAGTATCGCAGCAGCCCGCCGCTCACCCAGGTACCGTTTTTCGGTCAGCCTGGATTTTACCGGCTGGCGGACGGTGTGGGTTTGTTTTGAGGAAGATGCCAAGGTGCCCGGTTATAAAGGCAGTGATGATCTTCAGGCACTGGTGATCGTTCCGGAAAATGTACGGCAGCAGGAGGGACGGCTGTTTATTGATCATCTTACCCTCCTCAGCTTTGTATCGAATAAACGAAGCTCCGATCTTCAGTTTGAAAATAAAAAACGTAACCTGCGTTCCGCTGACGGGTATGAGATCCTGAAGCCGTTTCAGCTTTTTCGCACTGCGGTATTCAACCAGAAGGTAAATGCGCCTGCCCTGGCCGGGGCGGGCCGGAAGATCGCCGCCCGCCTGGAGTTCCTGATACTGGGCGATCAGACCACCGACTGGAAACAACGCAATACCGGTATTGAGGATGTTATGCAGGCAAAACTGAAGGCTGCAAAAAAAACCTATGAAGAGCTGAAGTTAAAACGGGTGAATGGTGCAGTAAACGGAATACCGTTGTTTGCAATAAGAGATGAGCATCCTGCTGCTGAAGGGCAGGTATTTGATAATGTGGCACAAAACCTGTTGTTCCCGCTGGCGGCGGATTACCGGTTAAACGGAACCGCAGCATCCGGAGAACAGTTGCTGGCTGCACTGGATTATTTCCTGGACCAGGGCTGGGCGGCAGGAAGCGCGATCGGAACAGTGGATCATGTGATCCGGTTAACGCCGATCGCCACCGCGATCTTCCTGATGCGGGAGGAACTGAAGGCACAAAACAAACTGAAACCTCAGGTGGATATGCTGCTCTGGCATACCCGCATGGGCGGATTATTGCAACTGGATGCCACGCGTGGCGAAAATTCGGATAAAGTGCGGGGCGGTGCACTGGTAAAGCTGATCACCATTTTACTGATGGAGGATGATGCACGTAAGCAGCAACTGCTGGGGCAGTTTAAAGAGTACATGGACTATGTGGCAGCTTTTGCACCGGGTTACAGCGATACTTTTAAGCCGGATTATTCCATCTATCATCACCGGGGTACTTATCTGAATGCCTATGGAACCAACGCATTAAATACGATGGCATTGATCCACTGGTTGCTGGAAGGAACTCCTTACGCAATGGGTACAGCGGCAACGCACACCCTTACACAGGCACTGAAACAACAGGCGAATATCGCTTATGGTGTGCAGATCCACTATGGTGTCAGCGGGCGTTTTCCGCTCAACAACAGCTCCATCGATGGTAACAGCATGCCTGCATTTGCCTATATGAGTATGGCGGGTGACAGCATCCGTGATCCGGAACTGGCGGCCTTGTATAACTATATTTATGCGATCGCAAAACCGGATGAACTGAACAAGATGTTGCTGCCGGCGCTCACTTATTCCGGTACCTATGGCACGCTGAACCTGATGGTACGCCTGCATCGCCAGATGGGAAGCGTACAGCGCATGCCCGAAGATGGTATCACCGTGATGCCTTACTCGGGGCTGCTTGCTTACAGGCGCGGCGATGCTTTTGCCACAGTGAAGGGGTATAACAAATACGTATGGGATTATGAAGGCGGGAAGGGCGAAAACAATATGGGCCGCTATCTGAGCCATGGGATGCTGATAACAGCAAAGGGTGATGCAACCAAGGGTTTTGATGGCCAGGGAATGGCGCTGAATGAAGGCTTCGACTGGTCCATGCTGCCAGGTGCCACTACAAAGAAATTGCCTGCAGATAAAGTATTGTACTATCCGAAGGCCGATCAGAAATATGTGGAAGGCAAGCACCGGAATTTTTCAGAGAGCGTGGTCGCCAGTGGGCTGAAACAGGGAACCAACGGCCTTTTTGCCCTGGATCTCCGGGATGATGTGTTTCCGGATACCGACCGGTCCTTGTTCGACAGCAGTTTCCGCGCCAGGAAAACGTATTTTTTTATTGGTGATGAGATCATTTGCCTGGGCTCCGGTATCCGCAACAAAGACAGCAGGTATGCAACGGTAACCACGCTTTTTCAATATCGCGCTGATGCAGGACGGATCAATTATTTTAACGGCAGGGCAATAAAACAGCAACCGGTACAGAAAGCAGACGGCGGCTGGTTTACCGATCAGAATGGATTGCATTATATCATTCCAAAAGGGCAGCAGCTCCGGTGGGTAGAGGCGCAACAGCAATCCTATCGATGGAAGAATGCCAGCTATAGTCCTGTGGAAGGCAGATACCTCAAGGCCTGGCTGGATCATGGCACCCAACCTGCCGGTGGGGGATATGAATACGAGATCCTGCTGCATACCCAGCAGCCGGAGCAGTACCTGCGGTCCAAAACCTATACGGTATTACAGAAGGACGAAGTGGCACACAGCATCCGTCATGCGGCTTCCGGAATTACGGCCTATGCAGTGTTTGAACCGGGTAAGGAACTAAAAGGCGGACTGCTCTTAAAAGCAGCAGCACCGGTACTGGTCCAGATCAAAGAAACAGGTGACAGGCTGCTGCTTACAGTGGCAGGTCCGGATATTGGCCAGGCCCGCTGGAATCATAATATGTCGCACATGCCGGACAGCATCACCAATGCCTGGGCACAGGGAAAGGTGATCACGCTGACATTAAAAGGAGAATGGTATACGACCGGTCAGGTATCTTCGCTGGTGAATGCAACTGTTAAGAATGGCAACACCATCATCTCGGTATTTTGTAAAGATGGTGAAAGCATCGATCTTCCTTTGCAACACAGGGGCGCAGGTACGGGGGAAGAGGATTAA
- a CDS encoding sulfatase — translation MYKQLLLIALILYKSLPVFAQQPERPNILIIMTDQQTADAMSSAGNKDLHTPAMDQLAANGVRFTRAYCAQPLCTPSRTSIFSGKMPFETGFIGNAPEKDGQWPDSLLMMGAIFKNGGYKTGYVGKWHLPVPAGKISQHGFDFIENTKFQDYNDAATPSYCARFIKENKDQPFLLVASFLNPHDICEWARGDALKMDVLAAAPPPAECPQLPANWAIPPNEPKIVREQQSSNIRTYPSVNWTGDQWRQYRWAYNRLVEKVDQYIEMVLASLKKYGVEKNTIIIFTADHGDGYAAHSWNQKQILYEESARVPFIISKPGGWKPRTDASLVCNGTDIIPTICGLTGVPAPTYLKGADISKRLNDPSIVLRDTLVIETDFADNEQLLGISGRAVITKHFKYIIYNKGAIREQLFNLDKDPGEMDNLAMKPQYKKQLQQMNRYLRAWCKKNGDVFGKEL, via the coding sequence ATGTATAAACAATTATTGCTTATTGCGCTGATCCTTTATAAAAGCCTGCCCGTTTTTGCGCAGCAGCCGGAGCGCCCGAACATCCTGATCATTATGACGGATCAGCAAACTGCTGATGCAATGAGCAGTGCAGGGAATAAAGACCTGCATACACCGGCAATGGATCAGCTGGCGGCCAACGGAGTGCGGTTCACAAGAGCCTATTGTGCACAGCCCCTGTGTACGCCCTCACGCACCTCGATCTTTAGCGGAAAGATGCCGTTTGAAACCGGCTTTATTGGAAATGCGCCGGAGAAGGATGGGCAATGGCCGGACAGCTTACTGATGATGGGCGCAATCTTTAAGAACGGCGGATATAAAACAGGCTATGTAGGGAAATGGCACCTGCCCGTGCCTGCCGGAAAGATCAGCCAGCATGGATTTGACTTTATTGAGAATACAAAATTCCAGGATTATAACGATGCGGCCACACCATCTTACTGCGCGCGGTTTATAAAGGAAAACAAAGACCAGCCGTTTTTGCTGGTGGCTTCCTTTTTAAACCCGCACGACATCTGCGAATGGGCCCGTGGCGATGCTTTAAAAATGGATGTGCTGGCCGCCGCCCCGCCACCGGCGGAATGCCCGCAACTGCCCGCCAACTGGGCCATTCCGCCCAACGAGCCAAAAATTGTCAGGGAACAGCAATCGTCCAATATACGCACCTACCCCTCGGTGAACTGGACCGGCGACCAGTGGCGGCAATACCGATGGGCCTATAACCGGCTGGTGGAAAAAGTAGACCAGTACATTGAAATGGTGCTGGCCTCATTAAAGAAATATGGGGTGGAGAAAAATACCATTATCATTTTTACCGCGGATCATGGAGATGGTTATGCAGCGCATTCGTGGAACCAGAAGCAGATCCTGTATGAAGAGTCGGCCCGGGTTCCTTTTATTATTTCAAAACCGGGTGGCTGGAAGCCCCGGACCGATGCATCCCTGGTCTGCAACGGCACGGATATCATTCCCACTATTTGCGGATTAACCGGGGTGCCGGCACCGACATACCTGAAGGGTGCGGATATCAGCAAACGGCTGAACGATCCTTCAATAGTGCTGAGAGATACCCTGGTGATCGAAACGGACTTTGCGGATAACGAGCAGCTGCTGGGGATCAGCGGACGAGCGGTGATTACGAAACATTTCAAGTATATTATTTATAACAAAGGAGCGATCCGGGAGCAATTATTTAATCTTGATAAAGATCCCGGAGAGATGGATAATTTGGCAATGAAACCGCAGTATAAAAAACAGTTGCAGCAAATGAACCGCTATCTGAGGGCCTGGTGTAAAAAGAATGGAGATGTATTTGGGAAAGAGCTATGA
- a CDS encoding ROK family protein — protein MYGGDVFVFRVFIKSEKLTEMYAIAIDVGSTYVRCGLINLKGEITYSFKMPSRDVLSEGEIIALINAAVRKCADVTESKILGVGIGFPGIVEHNVILGGADNLPGFSNVDLGALIAASTGLNVIVDNDANMMAWGEMQFGAGRNCSDAVFLTVGTGIGGSAVINNRLYGGYRNKGMEFGHIIINFDGPPCSCGGRGCFEAYASIKALIRDYAQRTGQDISGLNGRVITRSYLAGEAAAVEVMERHLDYMAIGITSLINIFSPQKLIIGGGVSGADGFYVQEINRRVAERVMADAFSSSVIVPARMGNEACLMGCASRVFSTPMLLQSNGSN, from the coding sequence ATGTATGGAGGAGACGTTTTTGTCTTCCGGGTATTTATTAAATCAGAAAAGCTGACAGAAATGTATGCCATTGCTATTGATGTAGGCAGCACCTATGTAAGATGCGGTCTGATCAACCTGAAGGGGGAGATCACTTATTCGTTTAAAATGCCGTCAAGGGATGTCCTGTCGGAAGGGGAGATCATTGCGTTGATCAACGCAGCAGTGCGTAAATGTGCCGACGTAACCGAAAGCAAGATCCTCGGTGTAGGCATTGGTTTTCCCGGGATCGTGGAGCATAATGTGATCCTGGGCGGGGCGGATAACCTTCCCGGCTTCAGTAATGTTGATTTGGGGGCGCTTATTGCTGCCTCAACCGGGTTAAATGTGATCGTGGACAATGATGCCAATATGATGGCCTGGGGAGAAATGCAGTTCGGCGCCGGCAGGAACTGCTCTGATGCTGTGTTCCTGACCGTAGGCACAGGAATCGGCGGCAGCGCGGTGATCAATAACCGGCTGTATGGCGGTTACCGCAACAAGGGAATGGAATTCGGGCACATCATCATCAATTTTGATGGTCCGCCCTGTTCTTGCGGTGGCAGGGGGTGTTTTGAAGCCTATGCCTCAATAAAGGCGCTGATACGGGATTATGCGCAGCGGACCGGCCAGGACATTTCCGGTCTGAATGGCCGGGTCATTACGCGCAGCTATCTTGCCGGCGAAGCTGCGGCAGTGGAAGTGATGGAGCGGCATCTGGATTATATGGCGATAGGTATCACCAGTCTGATCAATATCTTCAGCCCGCAGAAGCTGATCATCGGCGGAGGCGTTTCAGGTGCTGACGGTTTTTATGTGCAGGAGATCAACCGGCGGGTCGCTGAAAGGGTGATGGCTGATGCTTTTAGCAGTTCCGTGATCGTGCCGGCCAGGATGGGGAATGAGGCCTGTCTGATGGGCTGTGCCAGCCGGGTTTTTTCGACACCGATGCTGTTACAGTCGAATGGAAGTAATTAG